The window GGACATAGAAGCCCAAGGAGGGATAGGTCAGCCAGTTGCTCCTCTCATTGTAGCTTAGGCACGAGATGGAGGGAAAGCCGGACTGGCTGCCCGGCTTTCCTGTCCAAATTTATTGTAATAGGAGGGGCTCATTCTGATTCCATCAAACTTGGGCAACGCATTTTTATGGGTTGCAGTCATCATTGTGGGAATCGCAGTCGAGGCGGCGACATTCTATTTGATTTCCATCTGGTTTGCGGTCGGTGCACTGGCTGCTTTGGTGACACTGACCATCGGCGGTTCGTTCTTTGTGCAGTTGCTCGTCTTTGCGGTTGTATCGGCACTGATGTTGGCCCTGGTCCGTCCGTTTACCCGGCATCTGCTCCGTCCCAAAGGAGCCCGCACGAATGCAGACCGTATTTTAGGAGAAGCGGCTTTGGTCACAGAGGAGATCGACAACGCGCAAGCCAAAGGCACCATTAAAGTTTTTGGGCAGGTCTGGTCGGCGCGCAGTGCAGATGGCGCGGTAATTCCTGTGGGAGAAACCGTGCGGATCTGTTCGATTTCCGGCGTCAAAGCCATTGTGGAGCGCATGAACGCTCGAAAGGAGAATTGAATACTATGCCTGATTTGTTCTTTCCGATCCTGTGGATCGTCTTATTGATTATCCTGGTTGCTTTTCTGGCATCCAATATCGTGATTGTCCCGCAGGCAAAGGCATACATCGTCGAACGTCTTGGTACTTACCAGGGCACCTGGGGCACCGGCCTTCATTTTAAACTTCCTCTTTTTGAGCGCATTGCCCGCAAGGTGACGCTCAAAGAGCAAGTTGTCGATTTCCCGCCGCAGCCGGTCATCACCAAGGATAACGTCACGATGCAAATCGATACGGTCGTATACTTCCAGATCACCGATTCCAAGCTGTTCACTTATGCCATTGAAAACCCGATGGCAGCCATTGAAAATCTGACCGCCACCACGCTGCGTAACATCATTGGCGACTTGGAACTCGATCAGACGCTGACCAGCCGTGATATTATCAACACCAA of the Intestinibacillus sp. Marseille-P6563 genome contains:
- a CDS encoding NfeD family protein; amino-acid sequence: MGIAVEAATFYLISIWFAVGALAALVTLTIGGSFFVQLLVFAVVSALMLALVRPFTRHLLRPKGARTNADRILGEAALVTEEIDNAQAKGTIKVFGQVWSARSADGAVIPVGETVRICSISGVKAIVERMNARKEN